In a single window of the Elaeis guineensis isolate ETL-2024a chromosome 8, EG11, whole genome shotgun sequence genome:
- the LOC105050025 gene encoding F-box protein At-B, whose product MAKVVRGCGDGGLIESLPQSLVLEILGRLDLESLCSVAPVCKALRFSVSQALSTISTIDLSEFSPTVQILNRVLANNRMLRSLTLDCARLDDSSIEVFAKEHLQELVLLKCFMFSSYIFTAISRKCPNLRLLSLEMIRPCELDSPDDCNNSIAEMLKGCLCLESLCIKFHVQYDGPSDLEFIQLILPKTIRVLLLQPISDWQAKLLVLKAGADRDSTASLAGPGSSFLRPNCNGLQSLSLVLNKIKDELLIAVASSLPQLVELCLEDKPLEEPSLHNDLTNRGLQSLGSCRNLTSLSLTRSRQNFPATFRRVNDVGILLLSEGCRRLESVRLGGFSRVTDAGYVSFLYSCKNLKRFEVVNPFFLSDLTFHNLADATNSLVEVRLLSCNLVTSETVESLSLCRNLEVLDLSGCKSTADVGLISISKLCKLTTLDLGGADITDSGLAALGRGSCPIASLCLRGCKRITDRGLTQLLHQDGIIRRTLSTLDLGYLPGLSDKGISIIAEVCREITNLSIRSCFFVTDASITVLGSMEGFEGKRRPLRKLDLYSCSGLSNASFWLLAPPFFRGLRWLGVGNTRLLAKSKDRFVELSRDRPGLTICANGCEMGCKDGWQCHEFI is encoded by the exons ATGGCGAAGGTGGTACGAGGATGCGGCGATGGAGGGTTGATAGAGAGTCTTCCACAGAGCCTAGTACTGGAAATATTGGGGAGGCTGGACTTGGAGTCTCTATGTTCGGTGGCACCCGTCTGCAAAGCTCTCCGGTTCTCGGTGTCGCAGGCTCTCTCGACCATCTCCACCATCGACCTCTCT GAGTTTTCACCTACCGTCCAGATCCTGAATAGAGTTCTGGCTAATAATAGAATGCTTCGAAGCCTTACCCTTGACTGTGCTCGACTCGATGATTCTTCAATTGAAGTTTTTGCCAAGGAACATCTCCAAGAACTTGTTTTGCTTAAGTGCTTCATGTTCTCTTCATATATTTTCACAGCCATCAGCAGAAAGTGCCCCAATTTAAG ACTGTTATCATTGGAAATGATACGTCCATGTGAGCTTGACTCACCTGATGACTGCAACAATTCCATAGCAGAAATGCTCAAGGGATGCTTGTGCTTGGAG TCTCTGTGTATAAAGTTCCATGTCCAATATGATGGCCCAAGTGATCTTGAATTCATCCAGCTCATCTTGCCGAAAACCATTAGAGTTCTGCTGTTGCAGCCTATATCTGATTGGCAAGCCAAGCTGCTTGTCCTCAAAGCTGGAGCTGATAGGGATTCAACTGCATCCTTAGCTGGTCCTGGCAGTTCCTTTCTAAGGCCCAATTGTAATGGACTGCAGTCGCTATCTCttgttttaaataaaataaaagatgaacTTCTTATAGCTGTTGCAAGCAGTCTTCCTCAATTGGTTGAACTGTGCCTTGAAGATAAACCACTGGAGGAGCCTTCTTTGCACAATGACTTGACCAACAGAGGGCTTCAGTCGCTAGGCTCCTGTAGAAATTTGACTAGCCTTTCGCTTACACGGAGTAGACAAAATTTCCCAGCCACTTTCAGGAGGGTGAATGATGTTGGTATTCTCCTCCTATCTGAGGGATGTAGAAGGCTTGAATCAGTAAGACTTGGTGGATTTTCTCGAGTGACTGATGCAGGGTATGTATCTTTTCTTTACTCCTGCAAGAACTTGAAAAGGTTTGAGGTCGTCAATCCTTTTTTCTTGTCAGATTTGACATTTCACAATCTTGCTGATGCCACAAACTCCCTTGTTGAAGTGAGATTGTTGTCCTGCAATCTTGTAACCAGTGAAACTGTAGAATCTCTATCCTTATGCAGAAATTTGGAGGTTCTGGACCTTTCAGGATGCAAAAGCACTGCAGATGTTGGGCTCATTTCAATTTCAAAACTTTGTAAATTGACTACATTGGATCTTGGTGGAGCTGATATCACTGACAGTGGTTTAGCAGCCCTTGGTCGTGGGAGTTGCCCAATTGCTTCTTTATGTCTAAGGGGCTGCAAAAGGATCACTGACAGAGGGCTGACGCAGCTGTTGCATCAGGATGGCATTATTAGGAGAACTTTATCGACTCTGGATCTGGGTTACCTGCCTGGATTGTCAGATAAAGGTATATCTATCATTGCTGAGGTCTGTAGAGAAATCACCAACCTTAGCATCCGGAGTTGTTTCTTTGTCACTGATGCTTCTATAACAGTTCTGGGTTCGATGGAAGGATTCGAGGGCAAAAGAAGACCACTTCGAAAGCTTGATCTCTATAGCTGTAGTGGGTTGTCAAACGCTTCTTTTTGGCTGCTTGCCCCTCCTTTCTTCCGTGGCCTACGCTGGCTTGGTGTGGGAAACACTAGGTTGCTGGCTAAAAGCAAAGACAGATTTGTGGAACTTTCAAGAGATCGACCAGGTCTAACGATTTGTGCAAATGGCTGTGAGATGGGTTGCAAGGACGGATGGCAGTGCCATGAATTTATCTGA